One window from the genome of Pantoea cypripedii encodes:
- a CDS encoding GNAT family N-acetyltransferase — MSLLHLSSLADVSAATWDALLPDDQPFLRHAFLLTLEESGSVRPESGWQPDHLIWREQGEIRAALPGYRKRNSWGEYVFDHAWADACQRAGIAYYPKWLGAIPFSPVTGARLLGDAASVIAQLPDYLHQHGLSSAHINFTTPHANGLLEQAEDWLPRLGIQYHWHNRGYRDFQDFLDTLMSRKRKQLRKEREQVASSGFAFEWYRGDQLREDQWDFVYTCYANTYAVRGQRPYLTRDFFSLLAERMPHSIRVCIASLQGQQAAMAFCLVDNNTLYGRYWGCLAEFDRLHFETCFYQGMDFAIAEGLQRFDAGAQGEHKLVRGFEPQLTHSWHYLSHPGLRAAVDDFLQQERAGMRAWAVEARESLPYRRGD, encoded by the coding sequence ATGTCTTTGCTTCACCTGTCATCGCTGGCGGACGTCAGCGCCGCTACCTGGGATGCGTTATTACCTGATGATCAACCGTTTTTACGCCACGCTTTTCTGCTCACGCTGGAAGAGAGCGGCAGCGTGCGGCCGGAAAGCGGCTGGCAGCCGGATCATCTTATCTGGCGTGAACAGGGAGAAATCCGTGCAGCGCTGCCGGGTTATCGCAAACGCAACTCCTGGGGCGAATACGTGTTTGACCACGCGTGGGCCGATGCCTGCCAGCGGGCGGGTATTGCTTATTATCCCAAATGGCTTGGCGCGATTCCGTTCAGCCCGGTGACCGGCGCTCGGCTGCTGGGCGATGCCGCCAGCGTAATTGCCCAATTGCCGGATTATCTGCATCAGCACGGGCTCAGCAGCGCCCATATCAACTTCACCACGCCGCACGCCAATGGGCTGCTGGAACAGGCTGAGGACTGGTTGCCGCGTCTGGGTATCCAGTATCACTGGCACAATCGCGGCTACCGTGATTTCCAGGATTTTCTCGATACCCTGATGTCGCGCAAGCGTAAACAGCTGCGCAAAGAGCGCGAGCAGGTTGCCAGCAGTGGTTTCGCCTTTGAGTGGTATCGCGGCGATCAGCTGCGCGAAGATCAGTGGGACTTTGTCTACACCTGCTACGCCAACACCTATGCGGTGCGCGGCCAGCGGCCTTACCTGACGCGTGATTTCTTTAGCCTGCTTGCGGAACGCATGCCGCACAGCATCCGCGTGTGCATCGCCTCATTACAGGGGCAGCAGGCGGCGATGGCGTTCTGTCTGGTGGATAACAACACCCTGTATGGCCGCTACTGGGGCTGTCTGGCGGAGTTTGATCGGCTGCACTTCGAAACCTGTTTTTATCAGGGCATGGATTTCGCCATCGCGGAAGGGTTACAGCGTTTTGATGCGGGTGCGCAGGGCGAGCACAAGCTGGTCCGGGGCTTTGAGCCACAGCTGACCCACTCCTGGCATTATCTCAGCCATCCGGGGTTGCGTGCTGCGGTGGATGATTTTCTGCAACAGGAACGGGCAGGGATGCGCGCCTGGGCGGTTGAGGCGCGAGAATCCCTGCCATACCGGCGCGGCGATTAA
- a CDS encoding LysR family transcriptional regulator: MDRLDCDRMFVAVLEVGSFAGAAARLGTSSGQASKLVSRLEQELGVQLFKRSTRALSPTEVGRAYYERVKSLLEAFDTLDATVRESATTPTGRLKISAPGTFGTAVLASVLVEFARTYPLIELDVNFSDRAVNIVDEGFDMAIRIGKLDDSSLIARRLGDVPVRIAASPGYLQQHGTPQHWRDLAAHQCISDTNFRDPWHWPFVTPCGDSVNMPIRGRLCFSNTEACMQAALAGLGIARLPGFIAAPALQRGEIVSLLDAFAIPPLGLFALYPSARHLAQKIRLLIDFLADHFRHHPPG, from the coding sequence ATGGATCGTCTTGATTGTGACCGCATGTTTGTTGCCGTGCTGGAAGTGGGCAGTTTCGCCGGTGCCGCCGCACGGCTCGGTACCAGCAGCGGCCAGGCCTCGAAGCTGGTTTCCAGACTGGAGCAGGAGCTTGGCGTGCAGCTGTTCAAACGCAGCACGCGTGCGTTGTCTCCCACCGAAGTGGGCCGGGCCTATTACGAACGGGTGAAAAGCCTGCTGGAAGCCTTTGATACGCTGGATGCTACGGTGCGTGAAAGCGCCACCACCCCAACTGGTCGCCTGAAAATCAGTGCGCCAGGCACCTTTGGCACCGCCGTGCTCGCCAGCGTACTGGTGGAGTTTGCCCGAACCTACCCGTTGATTGAACTGGATGTGAACTTCTCCGATCGTGCCGTGAATATCGTCGATGAAGGGTTCGATATGGCGATTCGCATCGGTAAGCTGGACGACAGCAGCCTGATTGCCCGTCGCCTCGGTGATGTGCCGGTACGCATAGCGGCTTCACCCGGCTATCTGCAACAGCATGGCACGCCGCAGCACTGGCGCGATCTGGCGGCCCATCAATGCATCAGCGACACCAATTTCCGCGATCCCTGGCACTGGCCGTTCGTCACGCCGTGCGGTGATAGCGTCAATATGCCGATTCGCGGACGGCTGTGTTTTTCCAATACCGAAGCCTGTATGCAGGCCGCGCTGGCCGGGCTGGGCATTGCGCGCCTGCCGGGTTTTATCGCTGCGCCCGCATTACAACGTGGTGAGATCGTCTCGCTGCTGGATGCTTTCGCCATTCCACCGCTCGGCCTGTTTGCCCTTTACCCGTCCGCCCGCCATCTGGCGCAGAAAATCCGCCTGTTGATCGACTTCCTGGCCGATCATTTCCGCCATCATCCACCGGGCTGA
- a CDS encoding ABC transporter ATP-binding protein — protein MLYRRFERFINIFQDAPTDSPPSTVWPFYLYYLRQVWPSFIALLVVGLAQALIEVALFSYLSRIIDLVNHSTPATLFSDNWPILLWMGVVALILRPIVIAVHDLLVHQSINPSMTSMIRWQHHNYVLRQSLNFFQNDFAGRIAQRIMQTGNSLRDSAVQLVDAIWHVLIYAVTSLVLFAEADWRLMIPLIIWLVAYSLSLRYFVPRVKQRSVASSEARSKLMGTIVDGYTNIATIKLFAHNDLEKRYAREAIQEQTDKTQQASRMVTSMDITLSSLNGLLIVSTSGLALWLWSQSLISVGAIALATGLVIRLVNMSGWIMWVVNGIFENIGMVQDGLNTISQPLSVQDAPAAKKLQVTRGQIRYEDVRFDYGGGRQVINRLNLNIKPGEKIGLIGPSGAGKSTMVNLLLRLYDLNGGRIMIDDQNIANVTQESLRGQIGMITQDTSLLHRSIRENLLYGRPDATEAELIQAIHRARADEFIPLLSDPQGRTGLDAHVGERGVKLSGGQRQRIAIARVLLKDAPILIMDEATSALDSEVEAAIQESLETLMQGKTVIAIAHRLSTIAKMDRLVVLEKGEIVEMGNHRELLTQQGLYARLWQHQTGGFVGVD, from the coding sequence ATGCTGTATCGCCGTTTTGAACGTTTTATCAATATTTTCCAGGATGCACCAACGGATTCGCCCCCTTCCACTGTCTGGCCGTTTTATCTCTACTATCTGCGCCAGGTGTGGCCGAGTTTTATCGCTCTGCTGGTTGTCGGGCTGGCGCAGGCGCTGATCGAAGTGGCGCTGTTCAGCTATCTCAGCCGTATTATCGATCTGGTGAACCATTCGACCCCCGCCACGTTGTTTAGCGACAACTGGCCGATTTTACTGTGGATGGGCGTCGTGGCGCTGATTCTGCGGCCCATCGTTATTGCCGTCCACGACCTGCTGGTGCATCAGAGCATCAACCCCAGCATGACCAGCATGATTCGCTGGCAGCATCACAACTACGTGCTGCGCCAGAGCCTGAATTTCTTCCAGAACGATTTTGCCGGGCGCATCGCCCAGCGCATTATGCAAACCGGCAACTCGCTGCGTGATTCTGCGGTGCAACTGGTGGACGCCATCTGGCATGTGCTGATCTATGCCGTCACATCGCTGGTGCTGTTCGCCGAAGCCGACTGGCGTTTGATGATCCCGCTGATTATCTGGCTGGTGGCTTACAGCCTGTCGCTGCGTTATTTCGTGCCACGCGTGAAGCAACGTTCCGTGGCCTCATCGGAAGCACGTTCCAAACTGATGGGCACCATTGTCGATGGCTATACCAACATTGCCACCATCAAGTTATTCGCCCACAACGACCTCGAAAAACGTTATGCGCGCGAGGCGATTCAGGAGCAAACCGACAAAACCCAGCAGGCCAGCCGGATGGTCACCAGCATGGATATCACGCTGTCGAGCCTGAATGGCCTGCTGATTGTCAGCACCTCCGGGCTGGCGCTGTGGCTGTGGAGCCAGTCGCTGATTAGCGTCGGTGCCATTGCGCTGGCGACCGGCCTGGTGATTCGTCTGGTGAATATGTCAGGCTGGATCATGTGGGTGGTGAATGGCATCTTCGAAAATATCGGCATGGTGCAGGATGGGTTGAACACCATCTCTCAGCCGCTCAGCGTGCAGGACGCGCCCGCCGCGAAGAAACTTCAGGTGACGCGCGGGCAGATCCGCTATGAAGATGTGCGTTTTGATTATGGTGGCGGTCGACAGGTGATCAATCGCCTCAACCTCAATATCAAACCAGGCGAGAAAATTGGTCTGATCGGCCCGTCGGGTGCCGGGAAATCGACCATGGTGAATCTGCTGTTGCGGCTGTACGACCTTAACGGCGGTCGCATTATGATTGATGACCAGAACATCGCCAACGTGACCCAGGAAAGCCTGCGCGGCCAGATTGGCATGATCACCCAGGATACCTCGCTGCTGCACCGTTCCATCCGGGAAAACCTGCTCTATGGCCGACCGGATGCCACCGAAGCGGAGCTGATCCAGGCGATTCACCGCGCGCGTGCCGACGAATTTATCCCGCTGCTGTCTGACCCACAGGGCCGCACCGGGCTGGATGCGCATGTCGGTGAACGCGGCGTGAAACTGTCCGGTGGCCAGCGTCAGCGTATCGCCATTGCCCGGGTGCTGCTGAAAGATGCACCGATTCTGATTATGGATGAAGCCACCTCGGCACTGGATTCCGAAGTGGAAGCAGCGATTCAGGAGAGCCTGGAAACCCTGATGCAGGGCAAAACGGTGATTGCCATCGCCCACCGCCTCTCCACCATCGCCAAAATGGATCGCCTGGTGGTGCTGGAGAAAGGTGAAATTGTCGAGATGGGCAACCACCGCGAATTGCTGACCCAGCAGGGTTTGTATGCGCGCTTATGGCAACATCAGACCGGTGGTTTTGTCGGCGTGGATTAA
- a CDS encoding type II toxin-antitoxin system RelE/ParE family toxin, with translation MAGSIQNFRDEWLQLFFVYGTSHKCIPANIETALARKLDIIHAAKSHLDLRAPPGNRFEMLQPPLQRYASIRINGQYRLIFQWTDGKAWDLYLDPHRYKHHR, from the coding sequence ATGGCGGGTTCAATTCAGAATTTCAGGGACGAATGGCTGCAATTATTTTTTGTGTATGGGACTTCGCACAAATGTATTCCCGCCAATATTGAGACTGCGCTCGCGCGCAAACTCGACATCATCCATGCAGCAAAAAGCCATCTGGATTTACGCGCACCGCCAGGTAATCGTTTTGAAATGCTGCAACCTCCGTTGCAGCGGTATGCATCGATTCGTATCAACGGGCAGTATCGCCTCATTTTTCAATGGACTGATGGGAAAGCATGGGATCTGTATCTCGACCCGCACCGTTATAAACATCATCGATAA
- a CDS encoding 2-hydroxyacid dehydrogenase: MVSKQFNVLMKGPLLPARLQDNLDAQFTTYRLWQQDDQAAWLAQHGAEIDALVTSGNALMGANAELINQLPNLKVICSNGVGYDAINTAAAQARGIVVTNTPGVLNACVADTGMALLLDVARRISAADRYTRAGKWQSEGRYPLSTKVGGKVCGIVGLGGIGKDLAKRAQAFDMDIHYYNPRSRPDVPYTRHDSLLSLAQRADFLVLTLPGGAATHHLVNAEVLRALGPQGFLINIARGSVVDEQALIAALEAGEIAGAGLDVFEQEPAVPEALRQRDDVVITPHLASSTHETMAAMADLVFENLLAFAQGEAVLTRVV; encoded by the coding sequence ATGGTATCAAAGCAGTTTAACGTGCTGATGAAGGGGCCGTTATTACCCGCGCGTTTACAGGACAATCTGGATGCGCAATTCACCACTTATCGCCTGTGGCAGCAGGATGATCAGGCCGCCTGGCTGGCGCAGCACGGTGCGGAAATTGACGCGCTGGTCACCAGCGGTAACGCCCTGATGGGGGCCAATGCTGAATTGATCAATCAACTTCCCAACCTGAAAGTGATTTGCAGCAATGGTGTCGGGTATGACGCCATCAACACCGCTGCGGCGCAGGCGCGTGGCATTGTGGTGACCAACACCCCTGGCGTGCTCAATGCCTGCGTCGCCGACACCGGCATGGCGTTGTTGCTGGATGTCGCCCGCCGCATCAGCGCGGCAGACCGCTACACACGTGCCGGAAAATGGCAGAGCGAGGGGCGCTATCCGCTGTCAACGAAAGTAGGCGGCAAAGTGTGCGGCATTGTCGGGCTGGGTGGCATTGGCAAAGATCTGGCGAAGCGCGCGCAGGCGTTTGATATGGACATTCATTACTACAACCCGCGTTCACGCCCGGATGTGCCTTATACCCGTCATGATTCCCTGTTGTCGCTGGCACAGCGGGCAGATTTCCTGGTGCTGACGCTGCCAGGCGGTGCCGCGACGCATCATCTGGTGAATGCTGAGGTGTTGCGCGCGCTGGGGCCGCAGGGTTTTCTGATCAACATCGCGCGTGGCAGCGTGGTGGATGAGCAGGCGCTGATCGCCGCGCTGGAGGCTGGTGAGATCGCCGGAGCCGGGCTGGATGTCTTCGAACAGGAACCTGCGGTGCCGGAAGCGCTGCGCCAGCGTGATGACGTGGTGATCACCCCCCATCTTGCCAGCAGCACCCATGAAACCATGGCGGCAATGGCGGACCTGGTGTTCGAAAATCTGCTGGCGTTTGCTCAGGGCGAAGCGGTGCTGACGCGGGTAGTGTGA
- the kdpA gene encoding potassium-transporting ATPase subunit KdpA: MAANAFLLIAVYLLVLMVLAQPLGRFMALMIADKPLLPRTERALWRFAGADGEAMRWPHYLLAILLFNALGFVVLLVMLLMQGTLPLNPQHLPGLSWDLALNTAISFVTNTNWQAYSGESTLSYFSQMAGLTVQNFLSAATGIAVAFALIRGFANRSLATLGNAWRDLTRITLYLLLPISLLIALFYVSQGSIQSFEPYHALTTLEGAQQTLPLGPVASQEAIKMLGTNGGGFFNANSAHPFENPNALTNFVQMLSIFLIPAALCFAFGQQVGDRRQGHMLLWAMTLMFVLAVVTVMWAELRGNPHFLSLGADSAINMEGKETRFGILNSSLFAVITTAASCGAVNAMHDSFTALGGMVPMWLIQLGEVVFGGVGAGLYGMLLFVLLAVFIAGLMIGRTPEFLGKKIDVWEMKMTALAILVTPTLVLIGTALAMMTEAGRAGMANPGTHGFSEVLYAVSSAANNNGSAFAGLSANTPFWNLLLAVCMFVGRFGIIIPVMAIAGSLAVKKVQPVGNGTLPTHGPLFVALLIGTVLLVGALTFIPALALGPVAEHLQLIQG; this comes from the coding sequence ATGGCTGCCAACGCATTTCTGCTGATTGCGGTTTACCTGCTGGTGCTGATGGTGCTGGCACAACCGCTCGGACGCTTTATGGCGCTGATGATTGCCGATAAGCCGCTGCTGCCGCGCACCGAGCGTGCGCTGTGGCGGTTTGCCGGTGCCGATGGTGAGGCCATGCGCTGGCCGCATTACCTGCTGGCAATTCTGCTGTTTAATGCGCTGGGTTTTGTCGTGCTGCTGGTGATGCTGCTGATGCAGGGCACGCTGCCACTCAATCCGCAGCATCTGCCGGGACTCAGCTGGGACCTGGCACTGAATACCGCCATCAGCTTTGTCACCAACACCAACTGGCAGGCTTACAGCGGCGAAAGCACCCTCAGTTACTTTAGCCAGATGGCCGGATTAACGGTGCAAAACTTCCTGTCGGCAGCCACCGGTATCGCCGTTGCCTTTGCGCTGATTCGTGGTTTTGCCAATCGCTCGCTGGCAACGCTCGGTAACGCCTGGCGCGATCTGACCCGCATCACCCTTTACCTGTTGTTGCCGATCAGCCTGCTGATCGCGTTGTTTTATGTCAGCCAGGGCAGCATCCAGAGCTTTGAACCTTACCATGCGCTCACCACGCTGGAAGGCGCGCAGCAGACGCTGCCGCTCGGCCCGGTGGCTTCGCAGGAAGCGATCAAAATGCTGGGCACCAACGGTGGTGGTTTCTTTAACGCTAACTCAGCGCATCCGTTCGAAAACCCCAATGCCCTGACCAACTTTGTGCAGATGCTGAGTATCTTCCTGATCCCGGCGGCGCTGTGCTTCGCCTTTGGGCAGCAGGTGGGCGATCGTCGTCAGGGTCATATGTTGTTGTGGGCGATGACGCTGATGTTTGTGCTGGCGGTGGTGACGGTGATGTGGGCGGAGCTGCGCGGTAACCCGCATTTCCTCAGTCTCGGCGCGGACAGTGCTATCAACATGGAAGGCAAGGAGACGCGTTTCGGCATCCTCAATTCCAGCCTGTTTGCGGTAATCACCACGGCAGCCTCCTGCGGTGCGGTGAACGCGATGCATGATTCCTTCACGGCGCTGGGCGGCATGGTGCCAATGTGGCTGATACAGCTGGGCGAAGTGGTGTTCGGCGGCGTGGGTGCCGGGTTGTACGGCATGCTGCTGTTCGTGCTGCTGGCGGTGTTTATCGCGGGCCTGATGATCGGTCGCACCCCGGAATTTCTCGGTAAGAAGATCGATGTGTGGGAGATGAAAATGACCGCGCTGGCGATCCTGGTGACACCGACGCTGGTGCTGATCGGCACCGCGCTGGCGATGATGACCGAGGCAGGCCGCGCCGGTATGGCGAACCCCGGCACGCACGGCTTCAGCGAAGTGCTGTACGCCGTCTCTTCTGCCGCTAACAACAACGGCAGCGCCTTTGCCGGTTTAAGCGCCAACACGCCGTTCTGGAACCTGTTGCTGGCGGTGTGCATGTTCGTCGGTCGCTTCGGCATCATCATTCCGGTGATGGCGATTGCCGGTTCGCTGGCGGTGAAAAAAGTGCAGCCAGTGGGCAACGGCACGCTGCCGACACACGGCCCGCTGTTTGTCGCCCTGCTGATTGGCACTGTGCTGCTGGTAGGCGCGCTGACCTTCATCCCCGCACTGGCACTCGGTCCAGTGGCGGAACATCTGCAATTAATTCAGGGATAA
- a CDS encoding HigA family addiction module antitoxin, whose product MKQAMRKPTSVGDVLQYEFLEPLGLRVNDLADMLNVHRNTVSALVNNNRKLTTEMAYRLAVVFATSVDFWLNLQRHLDQWEVENDARTQEELSRVTPLETFLAQRHQVA is encoded by the coding sequence ATGAAACAGGCAATGCGTAAACCAACCAGCGTAGGTGATGTACTTCAGTACGAATTCCTTGAACCTCTGGGCCTCAGGGTAAATGATTTGGCTGATATGCTGAATGTGCACCGCAACACGGTGAGTGCTTTGGTGAATAACAATCGCAAGCTGACTACGGAGATGGCCTATCGGCTGGCGGTGGTTTTTGCCACCTCGGTTGATTTCTGGCTGAATCTGCAACGTCACCTTGATCAGTGGGAAGTCGAAAACGATGCGCGTACTCAGGAAGAATTGAGTCGGGTCACGCCACTGGAAACCTTTCTCGCGCAACGACATCAGGTAGCGTGA
- a CDS encoding MFS transporter codes for MSQAKNLNRTSHVRIWMLMLILFLSVVAYADRSILSISGSAIKEEFGLSAIQLGLILSAFSWAYVIGQIPGGLFLDRFGTKKVYGVTLALWSLSTIAMGFVGEFSSGMTAALVLMFGLRFVLGLIEAPSFPANARVVIMWFPSAERGRASSLFSSAQYFAVAIFSPLSGWLVSRYGWEWPFFVLGGIGVLAVFVWSAFMRSPKQHPQVSANELRHIVDGGALVDIDSAQTLKARPALSKAMFKKLLSNRMLWCAYIGQYCIIALSYFFITWFPIYLVQARGMNILDAGFATIAPALFGFAGGICGGYISDKLLARGWSISWARKTPYIVGMLMAATLILAAVIPSNAGIIAIMSFAFFGKGVAAGAGTWTVVSDTAPKEAVGLAGSIFNGIGNIAGFLTPLLFGIIVGVTGSYSIGLVFVGAHCVVAALLFWLVMGPIERVGEEQESTATSYKKQGKEDGIKAV; via the coding sequence ATGTCGCAAGCAAAAAATCTTAACCGCACCAGTCATGTCCGCATCTGGATGCTGATGTTGATCCTGTTTCTTTCGGTGGTGGCCTATGCCGACCGCTCGATCCTGTCGATCTCCGGATCGGCAATCAAAGAGGAATTTGGCCTGTCGGCGATCCAGCTGGGTCTGATCCTCTCCGCCTTTAGCTGGGCTTATGTGATCGGCCAGATCCCCGGAGGCTTGTTTCTCGACCGCTTCGGCACCAAAAAAGTCTACGGTGTGACGCTGGCGCTCTGGTCGCTCTCCACCATTGCGATGGGCTTTGTCGGCGAGTTTTCCAGCGGGATGACGGCGGCGCTGGTGCTGATGTTTGGGCTGCGATTTGTTCTCGGCCTGATTGAAGCCCCCAGCTTTCCGGCCAACGCGCGCGTGGTGATTATGTGGTTCCCCAGCGCAGAACGTGGGCGGGCATCGTCGCTGTTCAGTTCGGCGCAATACTTCGCTGTGGCCATCTTCTCACCGCTGTCGGGCTGGCTGGTGTCGCGTTATGGCTGGGAGTGGCCGTTCTTTGTGCTCGGCGGTATTGGCGTGCTGGCGGTGTTTGTCTGGTCGGCCTTTATGCGCAGTCCGAAGCAGCACCCACAGGTGTCGGCCAACGAACTGCGTCATATTGTTGATGGCGGCGCGCTGGTGGATATCGATTCCGCGCAGACACTCAAGGCACGCCCGGCGCTGAGCAAAGCCATGTTCAAAAAGCTGCTCAGCAACCGCATGTTGTGGTGTGCCTATATCGGCCAGTATTGCATCATCGCGCTGAGCTACTTTTTTATTACCTGGTTTCCCATCTACCTGGTACAGGCGCGGGGCATGAATATTCTGGATGCCGGGTTTGCCACCATCGCCCCGGCGTTGTTCGGCTTTGCGGGAGGGATTTGCGGCGGATACATTTCGGACAAACTGCTGGCGCGCGGCTGGAGCATCTCCTGGGCGCGCAAAACGCCTTATATCGTCGGAATGCTGATGGCGGCGACCTTAATCCTTGCCGCCGTGATCCCGAGCAATGCGGGCATTATCGCCATCATGTCATTTGCCTTCTTTGGCAAAGGCGTGGCGGCCGGGGCGGGAACCTGGACGGTAGTCAGCGATACCGCCCCGAAAGAAGCGGTGGGCCTGGCAGGCTCCATCTTTAACGGCATCGGGAATATCGCCGGTTTCCTTACCCCACTGCTGTTTGGCATCATCGTGGGTGTGACCGGCAGCTACAGCATCGGCCTGGTGTTTGTTGGCGCGCACTGCGTGGTGGCCGCCTTGCTGTTCTGGCTGGTGATGGGACCGATTGAGCGTGTCGGTGAGGAGCAGGAATCAACCGCCACATCCTATAAAAAACAGGGGAAAGAAGATGGTATCAAAGCAGTTTAA
- a CDS encoding GNAT family N-acetyltransferase, with product MELLIRGREPRDAAAYQRLYSQPEVYQWTTQLPYPSVATWEKKFEKMDADGFIAFVAEIDGTMVGELTLFVEHRPRTRHGISFGISVDPAFSGRGIGEQLIRTGIDYAFNWLGVQRIELEAFHDNHRALRLYQRIGFEHEGVRRKACLRNGEYHDIVMMSLLRNP from the coding sequence ATGGAATTGCTTATCCGTGGTCGTGAACCGCGCGATGCGGCAGCTTACCAGCGCCTTTACAGCCAGCCGGAGGTCTATCAATGGACCACGCAATTGCCCTATCCCAGTGTGGCGACCTGGGAGAAAAAGTTCGAGAAAATGGATGCGGACGGTTTTATTGCCTTTGTGGCCGAAATCGACGGCACCATGGTGGGAGAACTGACGTTGTTTGTCGAGCATCGCCCCCGCACCCGCCACGGCATCAGCTTTGGTATCAGCGTTGACCCGGCTTTCAGCGGACGCGGTATCGGTGAGCAACTGATTCGTACCGGCATTGATTACGCCTTTAACTGGCTGGGCGTGCAGCGCATCGAGCTGGAAGCGTTTCATGATAATCACCGCGCGCTGCGTCTCTACCAGCGTATCGGTTTTGAGCATGAAGGGGTACGGCGCAAAGCCTGTCTGCGCAATGGCGAATATCACGATATCGTGATGATGTCGCTGCTGCGCAATCCCTGA
- a CDS encoding HD-GYP domain-containing protein, with protein sequence MIKLITVDELRPGMFVHKLEVWWIKDKRIRNQMLITDKRQIAWIRNEGIIEVWIDLDKSVQAPQKPPEPRKAIPQTPYFQEINQAQAIFTQGKPRVLAMFNEARLGQGLDLNSTINLVDEIAGSLTREPTALLSMARLKNHDDYTYLHSMAVCGLMISLGKKLGLDEHQQRRVGMGGLLHDVGKAAVPLEILNKPGRLTPEEMTIMRQHPIVGAQMLMEADADEDLLDITLHHHEKMDGSGYPHGLKGEEITLYSRMAAVCDVYDAVTSDRPYRKGWTPAEAMHKMLSWHGHFDKKLLQTFVRSIGIYPVGSLVRLASGRVALVVQAGEQSLLKPKVHVFWSLHAQREIKPEELDLGNSFCTDSITGAEDSGLWQNVDLNRIWALQSA encoded by the coding sequence GTGATAAAGCTGATTACCGTTGACGAACTGCGGCCGGGGATGTTTGTCCACAAACTGGAGGTTTGGTGGATCAAAGACAAACGCATTCGCAACCAGATGCTGATCACTGATAAACGCCAGATCGCCTGGATCCGCAACGAAGGGATCATTGAGGTATGGATCGATCTTGATAAATCGGTGCAGGCACCGCAAAAGCCCCCTGAACCGAGAAAAGCGATCCCGCAAACCCCCTATTTTCAGGAAATTAACCAGGCACAGGCCATCTTCACTCAGGGCAAACCCCGGGTGCTGGCGATGTTTAACGAAGCGCGCCTCGGGCAAGGCCTTGACCTCAACTCGACCATTAACCTGGTGGATGAAATCGCCGGGTCACTCACCCGTGAACCCACGGCACTGCTCAGCATGGCACGGCTGAAGAATCATGATGATTATACCTACCTGCATTCGATGGCGGTGTGTGGCCTGATGATCTCGCTGGGCAAAAAACTGGGGCTGGATGAACACCAGCAACGGCGGGTCGGCATGGGCGGTTTGTTGCATGACGTTGGCAAAGCGGCGGTGCCACTGGAAATTCTCAATAAGCCGGGCAGACTCACCCCGGAAGAGATGACGATCATGCGCCAGCACCCGATTGTCGGTGCGCAAATGCTGATGGAAGCCGATGCCGATGAGGATTTGCTGGATATCACTCTGCATCATCATGAAAAAATGGACGGCAGTGGCTATCCGCATGGCTTGAAAGGTGAGGAGATCACCCTTTACTCGCGCATGGCTGCGGTGTGCGACGTGTATGACGCCGTGACCTCAGACCGACCCTACCGTAAAGGCTGGACCCCTGCCGAAGCGATGCACAAGATGCTGAGCTGGCACGGTCACTTCGATAAAAAATTGCTGCAAACCTTTGTTCGATCCATCGGCATTTATCCGGTGGGATCGCTGGTGCGACTGGCTTCCGGACGGGTGGCGTTGGTGGTGCAGGCGGGAGAACAATCGCTGCTGAAGCCAAAAGTCCATGTCTTCTGGTCACTGCATGCGCAGCGCGAAATCAAGCCAGAAGAACTCGATCTCGGCAATAGCTTTTGCACTGACAGCATCACCGGTGCGGAAGACAGCGGCCTGTGGCAAAACGTCGATCTTAATCGTATCTGGGCGCTGCAAAGCGCCTGA
- the kdpF gene encoding K(+)-transporting ATPase subunit F — translation MSVGVITGIVLVFILLGYLFYALLNAEAF, via the coding sequence GTGAGTGTGGGCGTGATAACCGGCATCGTGCTGGTATTTATCTTACTGGGCTATCTGTTCTATGCCCTGCTTAACGCGGAGGCATTCTGA